The sequence below is a genomic window from Wyeomyia smithii strain HCP4-BCI-WySm-NY-G18 chromosome 1, ASM2978416v1, whole genome shotgun sequence.
TCGTTTGACCATCTAATCCGTTTGTATGGATTGAAATCCGGGAAAATGCTCAAAGAATTTCGAGGGCATACTTCTTTTGTGAATGAAGCCGTTTTCTCACCAGATGGACATAATGTCCTCAGCGCTTCTTCTGATggatctgtcaaaatttggtcacTGAAAACAACGGAGTGCGTGTCAACTTTCAAAGCGCTTGGCAGTGAGTTAGCCGTAAACTCAGTGTTAATGCTGCCGAAAAATCCGGAGCATTTCGTTGTTTGTAATCGCTCTAACACCGTTGTCATTATGAACATGCAGGGTCAAATTGTTCGTTCGTTCTCGTCCGGTAAACGTGAAGGTGGTTCTTTCATTTGTGCTACCATTTCTCCCCGAGGAGAGTTTATTTACTGCGCTGGCGAAGATCTTGTGTTGTACTGTTTTTCGGTAACATCCGGTAAGCTCGAACGAACATTGAATGTCCACGATAAGGATGTAATAGGGCTAACTCATCATCCTCACCAGAATCTGCTGGCGACATACAGTGAAGACGGATTGCTTAAAATGTGGAAGCCTTGAACACATTTCTGATAAGTGTAGCAGAACTGACATTATATTTCTAAGTTTGACATTAGTAACAAAGATCGATAAATAGAAATACCCGAACTTCAAGTACCACGTGTTTATTGGTTTTAATCTAATCGAATTTTATCTActgaaaaatgctcaattctaGTCATTAAAAATGTCTTGTAGTTGAACGGTTTTCCCGACATTTGGTGTCGACTTCGAAGGAATTTGTTCCATATAGGATCTTTCAGCACCTCCAGCATTCTGTACAGATTTTTGAAGCTTCATTTTTTCCTCTAACATCTCTAGTGCTGCTTCCAGCACTCGCTCTTGATCTAGAGCCCCTTGTGTATCTAGATTCTTATAAATATCAATAAACAACTGTGTCGCTGTTTTGCTGTGCTGATCAGCCAAATTCACGGTATACTTTGGACGGCTGTTGTGGTGgtatattctgtaaaattgcaattttatttatcattatCACATTCGCAGTATTTATCTAGTTACGCGCGAATTTTATCCTCAGCGTAAAAGATAGATCGCAATGGCACGTTCGGAGCAGGACGATCATAGCGGGGTTCTTCCTTAGGTGGGAATGCAACCACCACATCATACCAAAGTGGTCGGTCATCCCATTTCATGGCACCGGAACGGAGCAGACCTTGAGTTCTTTTGAAAAATCATTTAATTCGGAAATAATAAATTACCTCTTTTTTTCATAATACCTTGTTAAAATAGTGCCAATTTTCTCCAATCGACTGTGTGCCATTCTTATTCCAGTTTAGGACAAATACAACTATTCAACCCGGATTACGAAAGATCTAACAACATGTTTTTGTTGCACTTGGTTTTGCATGCAGCATTTGACATTAgtgatcagagatgccagattgaCAAGAATCCAATTGGCAAAAGTctacaactgctcgaaaaaccaaaCCAGAATAATCTGCTAGaaatctgaaaataataaacaaaacgagtAAGAGTTAtagcacagacagacgtccaagcaagaacaacattgatcaaaatttccgtgtaaattttcaaagtaaattgcgttataaatcactcgtacactagcgccgcctggtgaccttatcgctacaatacattttatttcgCTGGTGCACGaagctggcggtactggtagcgctatctggttacggattgctactacaaaaaacttcacacaagtttggaactcagcttggacgtctgtctgcggttatAGTTatagcacagagaacagactaacaagcaaacgataaaaagtgtgtaaaacAGATTGCGCACGCAAAAATATACTCTCCGAACTACACCCCCCGTCATGCTGAGTGGTAACTAAGAtgtgatgtcgctaccgtcGCCGTAGAGCGAACGGCATAGCCAATATATTTTAACGTCAGTACTAACGGGAGTGAAAAGTACATACAGTCTGTTTAGCGACgtgacgacatcacactttacTTTACCATTTAGCATAACGAGGGGTATTATTTGGAGGATAATTCATGgcacacatgcaaaattttacacACTCTTTCCAGACCGTTTGTTCGTCGCctgttagtctgttctctgtggttatAGTCACTCGTTTTAGGCCGTATGTCTGAACgcaaacaaaacgagtgagtgatgatttgtgcttgtgaagtacaagggTATAAcactcactcgttttgtttacgtttagactaGCAATACTCAAAGGGAGAGATATACGaaaagaatgttgtgagccaaacgaacatgtcaaaagccgagccaaacgaacaagaaaggtaacacattgagaggtattgcaatcaggtacaataaagaATGTTTTTGACTCATTTTTCGTGTCCTAttactaaacaatgaattgagaatgctccaaaattgc
It includes:
- the LOC129723682 gene encoding probable 28S ribosomal protein S23, mitochondrial produces the protein MAHSRLEKIGTILTRTQGLLRSGAMKWDDRPLWYDVVVAFPPKEEPRYDRPAPNVPLRSIFYAEDKIRAIYHHNSRPKYTVNLADQHSKTATQLFIDIYKNLDTQGALDQERVLEAALEMLEEKMKLQKSVQNAGGAERSYMEQIPSKSTPNVGKTVQLQDIFND